In Rahnella aquatilis CIP 78.65 = ATCC 33071, one DNA window encodes the following:
- the lolB gene encoding lipoprotein insertase outer membrane protein LolB, producing MPMRKAHFVRLLPLASLVLAACSINAPKGPATSPTSPQWREHEAQVKQLEHYQTRGSFAYLSDKQKVYARFFWQQYSPDSYRLLLTNPLGSTEMELKVQSGIAQLTNNQGKHYTSDNPDDMIQKLTGMSIPLANLRLWMLGLPGDGTDFTLDSQYRLSQVKFTQNGKPGTVVYQSYDEDAKPSLPQRLEMTQGEQRIKLKMDNWTLN from the coding sequence ATGCCAATGCGTAAAGCACACTTTGTTCGCCTTCTTCCTCTTGCAAGCTTAGTCCTTGCCGCCTGTTCAATTAATGCCCCCAAAGGCCCGGCGACCAGCCCGACATCTCCGCAATGGCGTGAGCATGAAGCTCAGGTGAAACAACTTGAGCATTATCAGACCCGTGGCTCTTTCGCTTATCTTTCCGATAAACAGAAAGTCTATGCCCGCTTCTTCTGGCAACAATATTCCCCGGACAGTTACCGTTTACTGCTGACCAATCCGCTGGGCAGCACGGAGATGGAATTAAAAGTGCAAAGTGGTATTGCGCAGCTGACCAATAATCAAGGCAAGCATTACACCAGTGATAACCCGGATGACATGATCCAGAAGCTGACCGGTATGTCGATTCCGCTGGCCAATCTGCGTCTGTGGATGCTTGGCCTGCCGGGTGACGGCACCGATTTCACCCTCGACAGCCAGTACCGACTCTCTCAGGTGAAGTTCACGCAGAACGGTAAACCGGGCACCGTGGTGTATCAGAGCTATGACGAGGATGCCAAACCCTCCCTCCCGCAGCGTCTGGAAATGACCCAGGGCGAACAGCGTATCAAACTGAAAATGGATAACTGGACGCTCAACTGA
- the ispE gene encoding 4-(cytidine 5'-diphospho)-2-C-methyl-D-erythritol kinase: MTQQWWPSPAKLNLFLYITGQRPNGYHDLQTLFQFVDYGDSLSFNVRDDGDIVLTTPVEGVADDENLVVRAARLLQQHTGTSQGADIALQKRIPMGGGLGGGSSNAATVLVALNALWNCGLSDTQLAQLGITLGADVPVFVMGHAAFAEGIGEILLPVEPAEKWYLIAHPGVSIPTPVIFGDPELTRNTPKRTVNVLLDTPYANDCEPIARKRFYEVEQLLSWLLEYAPSRLTGTGACVFAEFDTESDACQILDITPSWSRSFVAQGVNISPLHRFRDVWLRTAGKA; this comes from the coding sequence ATGACGCAGCAATGGTGGCCTTCTCCGGCTAAACTCAATTTGTTCCTTTATATCACCGGCCAGCGCCCGAATGGCTACCATGATCTGCAGACACTATTTCAGTTTGTTGATTACGGTGACAGCCTGAGTTTTAACGTCCGGGACGACGGCGATATCGTGCTGACTACGCCCGTTGAAGGCGTGGCGGATGACGAGAATCTGGTGGTACGCGCCGCCCGTCTTCTGCAACAGCATACGGGCACGTCTCAGGGCGCAGACATTGCCTTGCAAAAACGTATTCCGATGGGTGGCGGTCTTGGCGGCGGTTCATCCAACGCCGCCACCGTGCTGGTGGCACTGAATGCGCTATGGAATTGCGGCCTTTCGGATACCCAACTGGCGCAACTGGGCATAACGCTGGGCGCGGATGTACCGGTCTTTGTGATGGGCCATGCTGCCTTTGCTGAAGGCATTGGCGAGATCCTGCTGCCGGTCGAACCGGCGGAAAAATGGTATCTGATCGCACATCCGGGCGTCAGCATTCCAACGCCGGTGATTTTTGGCGATCCGGAACTGACCAGAAATACACCAAAACGCACTGTTAATGTGCTATTAGACACGCCTTACGCAAATGATTGCGAACCGATTGCGAGAAAACGTTTTTACGAGGTTGAACAGCTACTTTCTTGGCTGTTAGAATACGCGCCGTCGCGACTCACCGGAACGGGTGCCTGTGTGTTTGCAGAATTCGACACCGAATCTGACGCCTGTCAGATTTTAGACATAACACCCTCGTGGAGTCGGAGTTTTGTCGCACAAGGTGTTAATATCTCGCCGTTGCACCGTTTTCGTGATGTCTGGTTGAGAACTGCGGGCAAAGCGTAG
- the prs gene encoding ribose-phosphate diphosphokinase, whose protein sequence is MPDMKLFAGNATPELAQRIANRLYTSLGDAAVSRFSDGEVSVQINENVRGGDIFIIQSTCAPTNDNLMELVVMVDALRRASAGRITAVIPYFGYARQDRRVRSARVPITAKVVADFLSSVGVDRVLTVDLHAEQIQGFFDVPVDNVFGSPILLEDMLQQNLENPIVVSPDIGGVVRARAVAKLLNDTDMAIIDKRRPRANVSQVMHIIGDVAGRDCVLVDDMIDTGGTLCKAAEALKERGAKRVFAYATHPIFSGNAVENIKNSVIDEVIVCDTIPLSAEIRALKKVRTLTLSGMLAEAIRRISNEESISAMFEH, encoded by the coding sequence GTGCCTGATATGAAGCTTTTTGCTGGTAACGCCACCCCGGAACTAGCACAACGTATTGCCAACCGTTTATACACCAGCCTTGGTGACGCCGCCGTCAGTCGTTTCAGCGACGGTGAAGTAAGCGTGCAAATTAACGAAAATGTACGTGGCGGAGATATTTTTATTATCCAGTCCACCTGCGCGCCTACTAACGATAACCTGATGGAACTGGTCGTCATGGTTGATGCCTTACGCCGCGCCTCCGCCGGTCGTATCACCGCCGTTATTCCTTACTTCGGCTATGCACGTCAGGACCGGCGGGTGCGTTCTGCCCGTGTGCCCATCACCGCGAAAGTTGTGGCTGATTTTCTGTCCAGCGTTGGCGTTGACCGCGTTCTGACCGTAGACCTGCATGCAGAGCAAATTCAGGGCTTCTTCGATGTACCTGTAGACAACGTTTTCGGCAGCCCTATTCTGCTCGAAGATATGCTGCAACAGAACCTGGAAAACCCGATTGTCGTTTCTCCGGACATCGGCGGTGTTGTCCGCGCCCGTGCCGTAGCAAAACTGCTGAACGACACTGATATGGCTATCATTGATAAACGTCGTCCACGCGCAAACGTTTCTCAGGTGATGCACATTATCGGTGACGTAGCGGGTCGTGACTGCGTACTGGTTGATGACATGATCGATACCGGTGGCACGCTGTGTAAAGCTGCCGAAGCACTGAAAGAACGCGGTGCTAAACGCGTATTTGCGTATGCCACTCACCCGATTTTCTCCGGCAATGCCGTGGAAAACATCAAAAACTCCGTCATTGACGAAGTCATTGTTTGTGACACCATCCCGTTATCCGCAGAAATCCGTGCACTGAAAAAAGTGCGCACCCTGACTCTGTCAGGCATGCTCGCTGAGGCTATCCGCCGCATCAGCAATGAAGAATCCATTTCAGCGATGTTCGAGCATTAA
- the ychH gene encoding stress-induced protein YchH — MKRKTARIIGNGLMGLGLLTMVGGVGYSILNQMPELGLPQFLAHGAIGSIFIGAILWLAGARVGGQERVADRYWWVRHFDSRCTNGKSHRHS, encoded by the coding sequence ATGAAACGTAAAACCGCAAGAATAATCGGCAATGGCCTGATGGGACTCGGTTTGCTCACAATGGTCGGTGGTGTTGGTTATTCCATCCTGAATCAGATGCCTGAACTGGGGTTACCCCAATTTTTAGCGCATGGCGCAATTGGTAGCATCTTCATCGGCGCCATTTTATGGCTGGCGGGTGCCAGGGTCGGCGGACAAGAACGTGTTGCAGACCGGTACTGGTGGGTTCGTCATTTTGATTCCCGCTGTACGAACGGTAAGTCACACCGGCATTCCTGA
- the pth gene encoding aminoacyl-tRNA hydrolase, with protein MSSIKLIVGLANPGAEYAQTRHNAGAWYVDLLARQHNQQLKEESKFFGYTARLSLAGQDVRLLVPTTFMNLSGKAVLAMAQFYRIEPDEILVAHDELDIPPGMAKIKLGGGNGGHNGLKDIQSKFGNNPNFYRLRIGIGHPGDKSKVVGFVLGKPPASEQKLIDDAIDESLRCTELLMKDGLEKTMRRLHTFKAEL; from the coding sequence GTGAGCAGCATTAAATTGATCGTTGGACTGGCCAATCCCGGCGCAGAATACGCCCAGACCCGCCATAACGCCGGCGCCTGGTACGTCGATCTTCTCGCCCGCCAGCACAACCAGCAACTGAAAGAAGAAAGTAAGTTTTTTGGTTATACCGCCCGCCTGTCACTGGCGGGTCAGGACGTCCGTCTGCTGGTGCCGACCACCTTTATGAATCTCAGCGGCAAAGCGGTTCTGGCGATGGCACAGTTTTATCGCATTGAGCCGGATGAAATTCTGGTGGCGCATGACGAACTGGATATCCCGCCGGGTATGGCGAAAATCAAACTGGGCGGTGGTAACGGTGGCCATAACGGTCTGAAAGACATTCAGAGTAAATTCGGCAATAACCCGAACTTCTACCGTCTGCGTATCGGCATCGGCCATCCGGGCGATAAAAGTAAAGTGGTGGGATTTGTGCTGGGCAAGCCGCCAGCCAGTGAACAAAAGCTGATTGACGATGCGATTGATGAGTCGCTGCGCTGTACTGAATTGCTGATGAAGGACGGTTTAGAAAAAACCATGCGTCGTCTGCATACCTTCAAAGCTGAGCTTTAA
- a CDS encoding heavy metal translocating P-type ATPase yields MTSFSSEEPPASPAKSVLLTRHEQRNMAVQLLLAMAAFGLLLCGWIWQWWFPQQSDVGQILFGVASLLVAVPVLRSAIHSLRSPSLHGVTDQLIALAMLGAWATGDLMTAALLPGIMIFGHILEERSVIGSQEAIDALSPLTRSRARRILPGGEIEEIDNHRLRTGDRVEVRAGDRVPADGRVLSGSASLDTAPITGESVPQEARPGDEVFGGTISLDGLLSVEVTRTGADATLGKVIALIQKAEHAKPPITRLLERYAGQYLVLILLIAAATWFVTRDAHAMLAVLVAACPCALVLSAPATAIAGIAVAARHGILIRSSAFLEELADLNAIVVDKTGTLTHGELHLHRAVLAENASSDVVLRLAASLGAASSHPVSRALAKLLPREQYLSLEDVSEQQGMGVRARTAQGEALLGRPAFFSQNTIAASAEPEHDGPLVGLALNGHFLGWLLLADSLRPEASVALAELRLLGLQRQLLLTGDRASVAHRIAGELGIGDVIAQALPEDKLLQVSAEIAHGFRPMVVGDGINDSLALKAGVVGIAMGAGGSDIALASADVVLIGSDLRRLGTCVRLSRACRRTLKINVFIGLGWTLVVMAAAALGLLGAGGVLIAALLHNLSTLLVLGNAGRLLRFDEPL; encoded by the coding sequence GTGACTTCTTTTTCCTCTGAAGAACCGCCAGCGTCGCCAGCAAAAAGCGTGCTGTTAACGCGTCATGAGCAGCGAAACATGGCAGTGCAGTTGCTTCTGGCGATGGCCGCGTTTGGTCTGTTGCTGTGCGGCTGGATCTGGCAGTGGTGGTTTCCACAGCAAAGCGATGTCGGGCAAATTTTGTTTGGCGTGGCGTCATTGCTGGTAGCGGTACCGGTGCTGCGTTCGGCGATCCATAGTTTGCGCAGCCCCAGCCTGCATGGCGTTACCGATCAGCTGATTGCGCTGGCAATGCTGGGTGCATGGGCCACGGGTGACCTGATGACCGCCGCGTTGCTGCCGGGGATCATGATTTTTGGCCATATTCTGGAAGAGCGAAGCGTTATCGGTTCGCAGGAAGCCATTGATGCACTGAGCCCTCTGACCCGCAGCCGCGCGCGCCGTATTTTGCCCGGCGGTGAGATTGAGGAAATCGATAACCACAGGTTGCGAACCGGTGACCGGGTTGAAGTGCGCGCCGGTGACCGGGTACCTGCCGATGGCCGGGTGTTATCGGGCAGCGCCAGTCTTGATACCGCGCCGATCACCGGGGAATCCGTGCCGCAGGAAGCCCGCCCGGGCGACGAGGTCTTCGGGGGGACCATCAGTCTCGACGGATTGTTGTCCGTCGAAGTTACGCGCACCGGTGCGGATGCCACATTAGGTAAAGTGATTGCGCTGATACAAAAAGCCGAGCATGCCAAACCGCCGATCACCCGTCTGCTCGAACGCTATGCCGGGCAATATCTGGTGCTTATCCTGCTGATTGCCGCTGCGACCTGGTTTGTTACGCGTGATGCCCACGCCATGCTGGCGGTACTGGTGGCGGCGTGTCCGTGTGCGCTGGTGCTTTCCGCACCGGCCACGGCAATTGCCGGTATCGCGGTGGCGGCGCGTCATGGGATCCTGATCCGCAGCTCTGCATTTCTTGAGGAACTGGCAGATCTGAATGCCATTGTGGTCGATAAGACCGGCACACTGACGCACGGTGAGTTGCATCTGCATCGCGCCGTACTGGCAGAAAATGCATCTTCTGATGTCGTGCTCCGTCTGGCGGCCAGTCTGGGCGCGGCGAGCAGCCATCCGGTAAGCCGTGCGCTGGCGAAGTTACTGCCGCGCGAACAATACTTATCGCTGGAAGACGTATCAGAACAGCAGGGGATGGGCGTGCGTGCGCGAACCGCACAGGGCGAGGCTCTGTTAGGGCGACCGGCATTTTTCAGCCAGAACACAATCGCGGCGAGTGCTGAACCTGAACATGACGGACCGCTGGTCGGTCTGGCGCTGAACGGGCACTTTCTCGGCTGGTTGCTGCTGGCGGATTCTTTGCGGCCTGAAGCGTCAGTTGCGTTAGCCGAACTCCGCCTGCTGGGCCTGCAACGACAGCTTCTGCTGACCGGCGACCGTGCCAGCGTGGCGCATCGTATTGCCGGTGAGCTGGGCATCGGCGACGTGATCGCGCAGGCTTTACCGGAGGATAAACTGCTTCAGGTATCAGCCGAAATTGCGCACGGGTTCCGCCCGATGGTGGTCGGTGACGGCATTAATGATTCGCTGGCATTAAAAGCGGGCGTTGTAGGCATTGCAATGGGCGCGGGGGGCAGCGATATTGCGCTGGCCTCCGCCGATGTGGTGCTGATCGGCAGCGATTTGCGTCGTCTCGGCACCTGCGTTCGTCTGAGCCGTGCGTGCCGCAGGACGCTGAAAATCAATGTATTCATTGGTCTGGGCTGGACGCTGGTGGTGATGGCGGCGGCCGCACTGGGGTTACTCGGCGCAGGTGGCGTATTGATCGCGGCATTGCTGCATAATCTCAGCACCTTGCTGGTGCTGGGGAATGCCGGGCGTTTGCTGCGCTTTGACGAGCCGCTTTAG
- the hflK gene encoding protease modulator HflK encodes MNPLSRFQGNAWFQAGRMAYLALFAMTLIAAANWLFSNVRQIEPDKRAVVMRFGAVSRTAGAGLLLAWPEPLEQVEILPAADRVIEHHVTALLRENSVPAWTNSGGEKSDAVAGAGYLLTGDSGVVQLDVQVYYVITDPVAFVLQGEHVLPALDRLTEHAAVAICASRDLDTILVARPEMVGNGNHIAERRERLRGDLRQAINQQLAALTAAGSPSGIEVRRVDVQSSLPPAAVDAFNAVLTASQQAEQNIATASNEAARVHQEAVQSADRALQVSHAKASEQIARASTDTATIVQLANDHSPELLWRLWRERIPAILAHAGSVTAVDPQDDAHLILPGPDRPSSQP; translated from the coding sequence ATGAATCCGCTGTCCCGTTTTCAGGGCAATGCGTGGTTTCAGGCAGGGCGCATGGCGTATCTGGCGCTGTTTGCCATGACGCTGATTGCCGCCGCGAACTGGCTTTTCTCTAATGTCCGGCAGATAGAGCCCGATAAGCGTGCGGTGGTGATGCGCTTTGGTGCGGTTTCGCGCACGGCGGGAGCCGGATTATTGCTGGCGTGGCCGGAACCGCTGGAACAGGTAGAAATCCTGCCCGCTGCCGACCGGGTGATCGAACATCACGTTACCGCCTTGCTGAGAGAGAATAGCGTGCCTGCCTGGACCAATAGCGGCGGCGAGAAAAGTGATGCTGTTGCAGGTGCGGGGTATTTACTGACCGGTGATTCCGGCGTGGTTCAGCTGGATGTGCAGGTGTATTACGTGATAACCGATCCTGTGGCGTTTGTGTTGCAGGGAGAGCACGTATTACCGGCGCTTGACCGCTTAACCGAGCACGCTGCGGTGGCGATTTGCGCCTCACGCGATCTGGATACCATTCTGGTCGCCCGGCCGGAAATGGTGGGTAACGGCAATCATATCGCAGAACGTCGTGAGCGGCTGCGCGGTGATTTACGTCAGGCAATTAATCAGCAACTCGCCGCGCTGACGGCGGCGGGTAGCCCCTCCGGTATAGAAGTCCGTCGCGTTGATGTGCAGTCTTCTCTGCCTCCGGCGGCGGTCGATGCGTTTAATGCCGTACTGACGGCCAGTCAGCAAGCGGAACAGAACATCGCCACGGCCAGTAACGAGGCTGCCCGCGTACATCAGGAGGCCGTTCAGTCGGCAGATCGCGCCTTACAGGTTTCCCATGCCAAAGCCAGCGAGCAGATTGCGCGCGCCTCAACGGATACCGCAACTATTGTACAACTGGCTAACGACCATTCGCCTGAATTGCTGTGGCGTTTGTGGCGTGAGCGGATACCGGCGATCCTCGCCCATGCAGGCAGCGTCACTGCTGTTGATCCCCAGGACGACGCACATCTGATCCTGCCCGGGCCAGACCGCCCATCATCTCAACCCTGA
- the hflC gene encoding protease modulator HflC, producing the protein MSDTQQPEGHGHDHDAHGGHHHGAGHHHHHHHSGPAAPKLWRRVIIAVVLVALIAATACLVQVRSGEAMVITRFGNPVRVLLQPGLAWHLPVPLETAIPVDLRIRTTSSGLQDVGTRDGLRIIVQAYTVWQVKNDPQHVQRFIRAVQNQPDMAAAQIRTFIGSALETTTSGFALAELVNTDAGKIRLSGFEQHLHDQIARQLLDSYGIELVQVGVERLTLPSVTLDATVDRMRAERETIATERSAEGKRQAAEIRSSAERDARVIKADASVNAANIEAQAQVESTAIYARARAGNPELYDLLRSLDTLNNVITPGTQLILRTDAAPFRQLIEGPPVLPAAGNGTRP; encoded by the coding sequence GTGAGTGATACCCAACAACCTGAAGGCCACGGACATGATCATGACGCACATGGCGGACATCATCACGGTGCCGGACATCATCATCACCATCATCATTCCGGGCCAGCAGCTCCCAAACTCTGGCGGCGGGTCATAATTGCCGTTGTCCTGGTGGCGCTGATTGCCGCCACGGCCTGTCTGGTACAGGTGCGATCCGGTGAAGCGATGGTGATCACACGCTTCGGCAATCCGGTGCGTGTGCTGCTGCAACCCGGTCTGGCGTGGCATCTGCCGGTGCCGCTGGAGACGGCGATCCCGGTGGATTTACGTATCCGCACGACGTCCAGTGGTTTGCAGGATGTCGGTACGCGCGACGGACTGCGGATCATTGTGCAGGCTTATACCGTCTGGCAGGTGAAAAACGATCCTCAACATGTGCAGCGTTTTATCCGCGCGGTACAAAATCAGCCGGATATGGCTGCCGCACAGATAAGGACGTTTATCGGTTCGGCGCTGGAAACGACCACCAGCGGTTTTGCGCTGGCTGAACTGGTGAACACTGACGCCGGCAAAATCCGCCTTTCCGGCTTTGAACAGCATTTGCATGACCAGATTGCCCGCCAGTTGCTCGACAGCTACGGCATCGAACTGGTGCAGGTCGGCGTTGAACGCCTGACATTACCGTCGGTGACGTTGGATGCCACTGTGGATCGCATGCGGGCAGAGCGCGAAACTATTGCCACCGAGCGGTCTGCGGAAGGCAAGCGTCAGGCGGCTGAAATCCGATCCTCCGCCGAACGGGATGCCCGCGTGATTAAGGCTGATGCGTCAGTCAACGCGGCCAATATTGAAGCGCAGGCACAGGTGGAGAGCACAGCGATATACGCCAGGGCCCGGGCCGGTAACCCGGAACTGTACGATCTGCTGCGCTCGCTGGACACGCTCAACAACGTGATCACACCGGGTACTCAGCTGATATTGCGCACTGATGCCGCACCGTTCCGGCAACTGATTGAAGGTCCGCCAGTATTACCCGCCGCCGGTAACGGGACGCGGCCATGA
- a CDS encoding SPFH domain-containing protein: MSINKASGADDASKQLRFQAAASHTRGLSGLINTILVISSVMYLILLMLYLVSPESVWPWVTGNFMAAMWVCAASLQCARRISRWREQQLAPAIATVAETAAQQNPAGFSQRLLSRPWMRPVLRYVDAHVFFQAFPALAALLLIALLWQLPLPASDAGEAGIIAGVIFILCAFAVLVLERHWTLKNPLEWPEAAKLAAIMRMMIGVFLLSALALMFARGASGWPAHLLMLTGLLPGLVALELFLRALMAMFSPPREDKEPEFIAGSLLAAQICWPPRPLQFVQNELHQHFGIDLRQIWAFHFMRRALLPLGALLLLTGWLLTGISEVPLTQRGIYESFGKPVAVRQPGLHAGLPWPFGRTLRVDNGEVHELTTGSEEAATVGAVAVADTAEGPAPESANRLWDSGHSSDKSQIIASAANDRQSFQIMDMDVRFVYRIAMNDDAAMASLYHTENMPVLIRSIANQVLVHDFSSRTLDSLLGSEQTRLAADIGRKVQSQLDHLNSGVELLATVIESIHPPAGAADAYHSVQAAQILAQSAIAGEKGQAAQQLNAAQQFARLALDAASAKNHENRDQAQVMALRFNAENQAYQTGGQSFLTGRYFSQLTLAMQQHPKVLIVDHRIGSGTPPVLDLRNFTLPFTPGADKAAHSVKAETTR, from the coding sequence ATGAGCATAAACAAAGCATCCGGGGCTGATGACGCCAGCAAGCAGCTGCGCTTTCAGGCAGCCGCCTCCCATACGCGCGGGCTGAGCGGGCTGATCAACACTATTTTGGTGATCAGCAGCGTGATGTATCTGATCCTGCTGATGCTGTATCTGGTCTCTCCGGAATCGGTCTGGCCGTGGGTGACCGGCAATTTCATGGCGGCGATGTGGGTTTGCGCGGCCTCCCTGCAATGCGCCCGGCGCATCTCCCGCTGGCGCGAGCAACAGTTGGCGCCCGCTATTGCTACCGTTGCTGAAACCGCCGCACAGCAAAACCCTGCCGGATTTTCTCAGCGCCTGCTATCCCGGCCATGGATGCGTCCGGTTTTGCGTTATGTCGACGCGCATGTGTTCTTCCAGGCATTTCCCGCGTTAGCCGCACTATTGCTCATTGCGCTGTTGTGGCAATTGCCGTTACCGGCCAGTGATGCCGGTGAAGCGGGGATTATCGCAGGTGTAATATTCATTCTTTGTGCCTTTGCTGTGCTGGTTCTGGAGCGCCACTGGACGTTAAAAAATCCGCTGGAATGGCCGGAAGCGGCTAAGCTCGCAGCAATAATGCGCATGATGATTGGTGTCTTTTTGCTGAGCGCGTTAGCCCTGATGTTTGCCCGTGGTGCTTCGGGGTGGCCAGCGCACCTGCTGATGCTCACCGGCTTGTTACCGGGGCTGGTGGCGCTGGAGCTTTTCCTGCGGGCGCTGATGGCGATGTTTTCGCCGCCGCGTGAAGATAAAGAGCCTGAGTTTATTGCGGGCAGCCTGCTGGCCGCGCAGATTTGCTGGCCGCCGCGTCCGCTACAGTTTGTGCAAAATGAACTGCATCAGCATTTTGGTATCGATCTTCGCCAGATCTGGGCATTCCATTTTATGCGCCGCGCGCTGTTGCCGCTGGGCGCACTCTTATTGCTGACCGGCTGGCTGCTGACGGGCATCAGCGAGGTGCCGCTGACCCAGCGCGGCATTTATGAATCTTTTGGTAAACCGGTGGCGGTCAGGCAACCTGGTTTACATGCAGGGCTGCCGTGGCCTTTTGGCCGCACGCTGAGGGTCGATAACGGCGAAGTGCATGAACTTACCACGGGTTCAGAAGAAGCGGCGACCGTCGGGGCTGTCGCGGTGGCTGACACCGCCGAAGGCCCGGCACCGGAAAGTGCGAACCGTTTATGGGACTCAGGCCACAGCAGCGACAAATCACAAATCATTGCCAGTGCCGCGAATGACCGGCAAAGTTTTCAAATCATGGATATGGACGTCCGCTTTGTATACCGCATCGCCATGAACGATGACGCGGCGATGGCGAGCCTCTATCACACCGAAAATATGCCGGTGCTGATCCGCAGTATCGCCAATCAGGTGCTGGTGCATGATTTTTCCTCACGCACGCTCGACAGCCTGCTCGGCAGCGAACAGACACGTCTCGCCGCAGATATTGGCCGCAAAGTGCAGAGCCAGCTTGATCATCTCAACAGCGGCGTGGAACTGCTGGCCACAGTGATTGAATCGATACATCCGCCAGCGGGTGCAGCGGATGCTTATCACAGCGTACAGGCGGCACAAATTCTGGCGCAAAGTGCAATTGCCGGTGAGAAAGGCCAGGCCGCGCAGCAACTGAATGCTGCGCAGCAATTTGCCCGTCTGGCGCTGGATGCCGCCAGCGCAAAAAACCATGAAAACCGCGATCAGGCGCAGGTCATGGCGCTGCGCTTTAATGCAGAAAATCAGGCGTATCAGACTGGCGGGCAATCGTTCCTGACCGGGCGTTATTTCAGTCAGCTGACGCTGGCAATGCAGCAGCATCCGAAGGTGTTGATTGTCGATCACCGGATCGGTAGCGGGACACCGCCGGTGCTGGATCTGAGAAATTTTACCCTGCCATTTACGCCCGGAGCGGATAAAGCGGCGCATTCTGTTAAAGCGGAGACTACCCGGTGA
- the tnpA gene encoding IS200/IS605-like element IS1541D family transposase, with protein MGDEKSLAHTRWNCKYHIVFAPKYRRQVFYGEKRRAVGSILRKLCEWKNVHILEAECCADHIHMLVEIPPKMSVSSFMGYLKGKSSLMLYEQFGDLKFKYRNREFWCRGYYVDTVGKNTSKIQEYIKHQLEQDKLGEQLSIPYPGSPFTGGK; from the coding sequence ATGGGGGACGAAAAGAGCTTAGCGCACACCCGATGGAACTGTAAATATCACATAGTTTTCGCGCCTAAATACCGAAGGCAGGTCTTCTACGGCGAGAAACGCCGTGCAGTAGGGAGTATTTTAAGAAAACTGTGTGAATGGAAAAATGTGCACATTCTGGAAGCAGAATGCTGTGCAGATCACATCCATATGCTTGTGGAAATCCCGCCGAAGATGAGTGTATCGAGCTTCATGGGGTATCTGAAGGGCAAAAGTAGTCTGATGCTATATGAACAATTTGGTGATCTTAAATTCAAATACAGGAACAGGGAGTTTTGGTGCCGAGGGTATTATGTAGATACAGTGGGTAAAAATACATCGAAGATCCAGGAATACATAAAGCACCAACTGGAGCAGGATAAACTAGGGGAACAGTTATCAATCCCGTATCCAGGGAGCCCGTTTACGGGCGGTAAGTAA